In Actinomyces weissii, a genomic segment contains:
- a CDS encoding ABC transporter permease, producing the protein MRAAKALVVLRHLLSSKPFVSVLAVLISFALGAILIVMAGASVGEAYFAMFRGAVFDPTAATTQRQVKPLTDSLFYAIPLIIGGLGLGFGFRAGLFNIGGQGQVILGAMAAVWVGFSLSLPPVVHTLVALLMAMLAGALYAGLAGLLKARTGANEVIVTIMLNSIAFLALGYALSQESWQVPGSKQPQTPNVAESAAFIKLLPAPFKLHAGILVAALAVVVFWWLLDRSTIGLQVRAVGANPDAARTAGIPVGGITTLTMAISGAFLGLAGANEALGTIGYVSRGVAGSIGFDAITVALLGRNKPLGTLASGLLFGAFKAGGYTMQAKGVPVDMILILQSVIVLLIAAPALVRWLFRLPTPRRLSLGQELAALGAGAGSTGVQPGTARQVPADDKGSDASLEPKGEAR; encoded by the coding sequence ATGAGAGCAGCCAAGGCCCTGGTGGTCCTGCGGCACCTGCTCAGCTCCAAGCCCTTCGTCTCGGTGCTGGCGGTGCTCATCTCCTTCGCACTTGGGGCGATCCTGATCGTGATGGCGGGCGCCTCCGTGGGGGAGGCCTACTTCGCCATGTTCCGCGGGGCGGTCTTCGACCCGACCGCCGCCACCACGCAGCGACAGGTCAAGCCCTTGACGGACTCGCTGTTCTACGCGATCCCCCTGATCATCGGCGGCCTGGGCCTGGGCTTCGGCTTCCGGGCGGGACTGTTCAACATCGGCGGGCAGGGGCAGGTGATCCTGGGGGCCATGGCCGCCGTCTGGGTGGGATTCTCCCTGAGCCTGCCACCGGTGGTGCACACCCTGGTCGCCTTGCTCATGGCCATGCTCGCCGGGGCCCTGTACGCCGGGCTGGCCGGGCTGCTCAAGGCCCGTACCGGCGCCAACGAGGTGATCGTGACGATCATGCTCAACTCCATCGCCTTCCTGGCTCTGGGCTACGCACTGTCCCAGGAGTCCTGGCAGGTGCCTGGCTCCAAGCAGCCCCAGACGCCTAACGTGGCGGAGAGCGCCGCCTTCATCAAGCTGCTGCCCGCCCCCTTCAAGCTGCACGCGGGGATCCTCGTGGCCGCGCTGGCCGTCGTCGTCTTCTGGTGGCTGCTGGACCGCTCCACCATCGGCCTGCAGGTGCGGGCGGTAGGAGCCAACCCGGACGCCGCCCGCACCGCCGGCATCCCGGTGGGTGGGATCACCACCTTGACCATGGCGATCTCCGGTGCCTTCCTGGGGCTGGCCGGCGCCAACGAGGCTCTGGGCACCATCGGCTACGTCTCGCGGGGCGTGGCCGGGTCCATCGGCTTCGACGCGATCACCGTGGCCCTGCTGGGCCGTAACAAGCCCCTGGGCACCCTGGCCTCCGGGCTGCTCTTCGGGGCCTTCAAGGCCGGTGGCTACACCATGCAGGCCAAGGGGGTGCCGGTGGACATGATCCTGATCCTGCAGTCGGTGATCGTGCTGCTGATCGCCGCCCCGGCACTGGTGCGGTGGCTGTTCCGCCTGCCCACCCCTAGGCGCCTGAGCCTGGGCCAGGAGCTGGCCGCCCTGGGAGCCGGGGCTGGGAGCACCGGCGTCCAGCCGGGGACCGCCAGGCAGGTGCCTGCTGACGACAAGGGCAGCGATGCCTCCTTAGAGCCGAAGGGAGAGGCCCGATGA
- a CDS encoding BMP family lipoprotein, with protein MKTLSRIIAVASISALALAGCGGGGTSTDGGRKEASSFKACAISDAGGWDDKSFNESAYQGLKAAETTLGIKTNTAESSSDADFQPNVEAMVSDGCNLIIGVGFKLEQALHANADINKDLHYALVDSGFSGPDNQPVTLENGRPLLFNTAEAAFLAGYVAAGMSQSGKVATFGGIPLPSVNIFMDGFADGVDAYNKAHGASVQLLGWDKATQNGAFTNSFDDQALGKQQAQQFIDQGADIIMPVAGPVGLGAAAAAKADGDTYIIGVDSDWYEANPDYKDIVLTSVKKEIGASVEQAIKDSVEGKFTSEPYVGSLANGGVSIAPYHDFDSKVPQGLKAEVDKLTEQIKSGELKVESQNTPK; from the coding sequence ATGAAGACCCTCTCCAGGATTATTGCGGTCGCGAGCATCTCCGCGCTCGCCCTCGCCGGGTGCGGTGGTGGAGGCACCTCCACTGACGGCGGCAGGAAGGAAGCGAGCAGCTTCAAGGCCTGCGCCATCTCCGACGCCGGCGGCTGGGACGACAAGTCCTTCAACGAGTCCGCCTACCAGGGGCTCAAGGCCGCGGAGACCACCCTCGGCATCAAGACCAACACCGCTGAGTCCTCCTCGGACGCCGACTTCCAGCCCAACGTGGAGGCCATGGTCTCTGACGGCTGCAACCTGATCATCGGTGTCGGCTTCAAGCTGGAGCAGGCGCTGCACGCCAACGCCGACATCAACAAGGACCTGCACTACGCCCTGGTGGACTCCGGCTTCTCTGGCCCGGACAACCAGCCGGTCACCCTGGAGAACGGCCGTCCGCTGCTGTTCAACACCGCTGAGGCCGCCTTCCTGGCCGGCTACGTCGCTGCTGGCATGTCCCAGAGCGGCAAGGTCGCGACCTTCGGAGGTATCCCGCTGCCCTCCGTCAACATCTTCATGGACGGCTTCGCCGACGGCGTGGACGCCTACAACAAGGCCCACGGCGCCAGCGTCCAGCTCCTCGGCTGGGACAAGGCCACCCAGAACGGGGCCTTCACCAACAGCTTCGACGACCAGGCCCTGGGCAAGCAGCAGGCCCAGCAGTTCATCGACCAGGGCGCGGACATCATCATGCCCGTGGCTGGCCCGGTGGGCCTGGGAGCCGCCGCCGCCGCCAAGGCGGACGGTGACACCTACATCATCGGTGTGGACTCCGACTGGTACGAGGCCAACCCCGACTACAAGGACATCGTCCTGACCTCCGTGAAGAAGGAGATCGGGGCCTCCGTGGAGCAGGCCATTAAGGACTCGGTGGAGGGCAAGTTCACCTCTGAGCCCTATGTCGGCTCCCTGGCCAACGGCGGCGTGTCCATCGCCCCTTACCACGACTTTGACTCCAAGGTCCCCCAGGGGCTCAAGGCCGAGGTAGACAAGCTCACCGAGCAGATCAAGAGCGGCGAGCTCAAGGTCGAGTCGCAGAACACCCCCAAGTGA
- a CDS encoding LysR family transcriptional regulator has product MNISPHRINVLLAVQRAGGVVAAADSLRLTPSAVSQQIKLLEKETGLRVLNRTPAGATLTPAGRVLADAAERIEVELATARRELAAVDAAAPAGTVRIGSFSTAIRALLLPLLSSLEAAYPAVELVVEEVEERAALKRLRHGELDLVLLERDEHTLPPAPRATADLPLLDESWLVVVPPGCPAPSSLADLAGVTWIDLDPHTAGAFALTRLAQQLAVPLETRHVAYDYDVVLAMVSQGLGHALLPELAVRSGFVPEGVVVSRLPGLGTRQLVVRHRETRSDPSAAVRAVLEVLLAQVESLELG; this is encoded by the coding sequence GTGAACATCTCGCCCCACCGCATCAACGTGCTGCTGGCCGTGCAGCGGGCCGGAGGCGTTGTGGCGGCAGCGGATTCCCTGCGCCTGACCCCCTCCGCCGTGAGCCAGCAGATCAAGCTCCTGGAGAAGGAGACCGGTCTGCGCGTGCTCAACCGCACACCGGCGGGGGCCACGCTGACCCCGGCCGGGCGGGTGCTGGCGGACGCCGCGGAGCGCATCGAGGTGGAGCTGGCGACCGCCCGCCGGGAGCTGGCCGCCGTTGACGCCGCCGCCCCGGCCGGGACCGTGCGCATCGGCTCCTTCTCCACCGCCATCCGGGCCCTGCTGCTGCCGCTCCTAAGCTCCCTGGAGGCCGCCTACCCGGCGGTTGAGTTGGTGGTCGAGGAGGTGGAGGAGCGGGCGGCCCTCAAGCGGCTGCGCCACGGGGAGCTGGACCTGGTGCTCCTGGAGCGCGACGAGCACACCCTGCCGCCCGCGCCCCGCGCCACCGCGGACCTGCCTCTGCTGGACGAGTCCTGGCTGGTGGTGGTGCCCCCGGGCTGCCCGGCCCCCAGCAGCCTGGCGGACCTGGCGGGGGTGACCTGGATCGACCTGGACCCCCACACGGCGGGTGCCTTCGCCCTGACCCGGCTGGCCCAGCAGCTCGCGGTCCCGCTGGAGACCCGGCACGTCGCCTACGACTACGACGTGGTGCTGGCCATGGTCAGCCAGGGGCTGGGGCACGCCCTGCTGCCGGAGCTGGCGGTGCGCTCGGGCTTCGTACCCGAGGGGGTGGTGGTGTCCCGGCTGCCGGGGCTGGGCACGCGCCAGCTTGTGGTGCGCCACCGGGAGACCCGCTCGGACCCCTCCGCAGCGGTGCGCGCGGTTCTGGAGGTGCTGCTGGCCCAGGTAGAGTCACTGGAGCTGGGGTGA
- a CDS encoding CBU_0592 family membrane protein, with protein MTDVVDLLIGVGGWIGAAEFLLAYFLVSKGRLAGDSLRYQALNLSASVLLLLNCARTGAWPSAVANIFYVLVGLNILMTVKRAYIAQLAQNQVQAAAQWRVSAWWRRSLSAAPLGRRPGPAA; from the coding sequence GTGACTGACGTGGTTGACCTGCTCATCGGTGTCGGCGGCTGGATCGGGGCCGCCGAGTTCCTGCTCGCCTACTTCCTGGTGTCCAAGGGCCGGCTCGCCGGGGACTCGCTGCGCTACCAGGCCCTGAACCTGTCCGCCTCCGTGCTGCTGCTGCTCAACTGCGCCCGCACCGGGGCCTGGCCCAGCGCGGTGGCCAACATCTTCTACGTGCTGGTAGGGCTGAACATCCTCATGACCGTCAAGCGCGCCTACATCGCCCAGCTGGCCCAGAACCAGGTGCAGGCGGCCGCCCAGTGGCGGGTCAGCGCCTGGTGGCGCCGGTCCCTCAGCGCTGCGCCACTCGGGCGGAGGCCTGGGCCCGCAGCGTGA
- a CDS encoding glycosyltransferase, protein MSRGREAASRLWARLRARLRAEEGQVLLLGTGLLAVVLALVLLVASVSSVYLDLKRLTGLADLAAASAVANVDQDQYLRTGANADRPLDDAGVSQAVHAYMQQVRTEGGLTGVEVVRATSPDGASVRVELRGRSQPPFLPWGVIGAEGFTLRAQASARVAQR, encoded by the coding sequence CGGGCGCGTCTGCGGGCGGAGGAGGGGCAGGTGCTGCTGCTGGGAACGGGCCTGCTGGCGGTCGTCCTGGCCCTGGTGCTGCTGGTGGCCTCCGTCAGCTCCGTCTACCTGGACCTCAAGCGGCTTACGGGCCTGGCGGACCTGGCGGCGGCCAGCGCCGTCGCCAACGTGGACCAGGACCAGTACCTGCGCACGGGGGCCAACGCGGACCGGCCGCTGGACGACGCGGGGGTCAGCCAGGCAGTCCACGCCTACATGCAGCAGGTGCGGACAGAGGGCGGGCTGACCGGTGTGGAGGTGGTCAGGGCCACCAGCCCTGACGGGGCCAGCGTGCGGGTGGAGCTACGGGGGCGTTCCCAGCCGCCCTTCCTGCCCTGGGGCGTGATCGGCGCGGAGGGCTTCACGCTGCGGGCCCAGGCCTCCGCCCGAGTGGCGCAGCGCTGA